The Peribacillus simplex genome contains a region encoding:
- a CDS encoding aldehyde dehydrogenase family protein — protein sequence MANQTLEISNKVSEFLKGKKKLYIDGKFVESCSSKTFETINPVTEEILATVYEAGEKDIDLAVKAARKAFDEGPWSKMSAAERAKFILKLADLIEKHQEELAQLDTLDNGKPINETRSVDVPGTVETFRYFAGWATKNMGQTIPVSGPFLNYTRHEPVGVVGQIIPWNYPINMVSWKVAPALAAGCTVVLKPAEQTPLSALYFAELVEKAGFPAGVVNIVPGFGAKAGHAIVDHPDVNKVSFTGSTPIGKQIMKQAADSMKRLTLELGGKSPNIILPDADLSKAIPGVFNGIMFNQGEVCSAGSRVYVQKDQFDEVVSGMVSLAENVKLGNGLDTDTTMGPLVSKKQQDRVFEFINIGKEEGAKAVTGGRKSDKGFFVEPTIFIDVEEYMTIAKEEIFGPVVVVMPYDTVEEVIERANNSPYGLGAGIWTENVKMAHKVANQLKSGNIWINCYDVIDPASPFGGYKQSGFGRDLSAYALESYTEVKSVWVNLE from the coding sequence ATGGCGAACCAAACACTTGAAATCAGCAATAAGGTGAGTGAGTTTTTAAAAGGTAAGAAAAAGTTGTACATCGATGGAAAATTTGTGGAATCGTGTTCTTCAAAAACATTTGAAACAATTAATCCAGTTACTGAAGAAATATTGGCGACAGTCTATGAAGCGGGAGAAAAAGATATAGATTTGGCAGTTAAGGCAGCAAGGAAAGCATTTGATGAGGGGCCATGGTCAAAGATGAGTGCCGCTGAAAGAGCAAAGTTCATCTTGAAATTAGCTGACCTTATTGAAAAACATCAAGAAGAGCTGGCACAATTAGATACTTTGGACAATGGAAAGCCAATAAATGAAACACGGTCCGTCGATGTACCAGGTACGGTTGAAACGTTCCGGTATTTTGCTGGTTGGGCGACAAAGAATATGGGGCAAACAATTCCTGTTTCCGGTCCATTCTTAAACTATACTCGTCACGAACCAGTCGGAGTAGTAGGACAAATTATACCTTGGAACTACCCTATTAATATGGTTTCATGGAAAGTGGCTCCGGCTTTAGCTGCAGGCTGTACGGTTGTTTTGAAGCCCGCTGAACAAACTCCGTTATCGGCACTTTATTTTGCAGAACTTGTTGAAAAAGCAGGATTTCCTGCAGGAGTTGTTAACATTGTTCCTGGATTCGGTGCGAAAGCCGGTCATGCAATAGTGGATCACCCAGATGTAAATAAAGTTTCGTTTACTGGCTCGACGCCTATCGGGAAGCAAATAATGAAACAAGCCGCAGATTCAATGAAACGGTTGACGCTGGAGCTTGGGGGAAAGTCCCCTAATATCATACTCCCTGATGCTGACCTTTCAAAAGCGATTCCCGGAGTGTTCAACGGCATTATGTTCAACCAAGGAGAAGTTTGCAGTGCGGGGTCGAGAGTATACGTTCAGAAGGATCAATTCGATGAAGTCGTTTCCGGTATGGTTTCCCTAGCTGAAAACGTTAAGCTTGGAAATGGATTGGATACAGATACGACCATGGGGCCTCTTGTTTCAAAAAAACAGCAAGACCGCGTGTTTGAATTTATTAACATTGGTAAAGAAGAAGGAGCAAAAGCAGTAACAGGCGGAAGAAAATCGGATAAAGGTTTCTTTGTCGAGCCGACTATTTTTATTGATGTAGAAGAATATATGACGATTGCAAAAGAGGAAATCTTCGGACCAGTCGTCGTTGTCATGCCTTACGATACGGTGGAAGAAGTCATTGAACGCGCAAACAACTCTCCTTACGGTTTAGGTGCGGGTATCTGGACAGAGAACGTGAAAATGGCACATAAAGTTGCTAATCAATTAAAATCAGGAAATATTTGGATTAACTGCTATGATGTAATAGACCCTGCCTCTCCTTTCGGGGGATATAAACAGTCGGGATTTGGTAGAGATTTAAGTGCCTATGCTTTAGAAAGTTATACCGAGGTGAAGAGTGTTTGGGTAAATTTGGAATGA